The following are encoded together in the Bactrocera neohumeralis isolate Rockhampton chromosome 6, APGP_CSIRO_Bneo_wtdbg2-racon-allhic-juicebox.fasta_v2, whole genome shotgun sequence genome:
- the LOC126761100 gene encoding JNK-interacting protein 3 isoform X12: MDDDTMLNNHGPQPGAETVYGTEDNNMVMSEKVQQLAGSIYQEFERMINRYDEDVVKNLMPLLVNVLECLDASYRINQEQDVELELLREDNEQLVTQYEREKSARKQSEQKLLESEDVAEQENKELASRLESLESIVRMLELKHKNSLEHASRLEERETELKKEYNKLHERYTELFKNHVDYMERTKMLMGSTHSQMSSASERLEMNRARLNPIARSSGPVSYGFASLENSAMLDTETICSVGSNSDDSGPPSLQNELDSLQTVERAAETDTLQQQNQATSPQSETSPVVPNAPANVGRSTTKKEQRSANTLYQELSFQDNEESEEHEVVTGSWVHPGEYASSANDNYFGMGKEVENLIMENNELLATKNALNIVKDDLIAKVDELTGEIEILREELNAMQQSRNKLRQKVSELEEELKKTKEQVKQQNDTEQDENDVPLAQRKRFTRVEMAMVLMERNQYKERLMELQEAVRLTEILRASRTVDNLDKKSKQSIWKYFSSLFTPSNRPQERVADGQGGGPMFRYSSPVHSHGSPSRNSDNRLAITGARDNANPPPHPASAGLANALITKDYSEEGTSERASARRREQYRQLRAHVQKEDGRLQAYGWSLPINKTNQEQPNRHSGGVPVPVYCNPLAEASPHMKVFCAAGVNLNGGFTKDGRSVIPSTSSYDPRSTAKIAEITSPTAEHSAEALDRQINRASLANLEPETQLSSYVWICTSTHAASTVTVVDANQSAVVLDAFPICASHMLCIASVQGAVEKDYALLENSEVVKAGEMLERPGEGAESFGKVEFVRVRPKADKNSNTNKSARADEQAEEVIAIETAAVEENAKEAVEKTADDTKNAANEPLGNIQEIKVRQALPGAPQRLQDDGSVTSAKANINNNNLQPSFSKPINPILGTKNRQDPPMTSIGPTMWMGDQEGWLYVHSAVGRWHECLHKVLLPDAVLAIVHVESRVVVALANAQLAVFRRQTDGQWDLNSYHLVTLGDRNHSIRCLCVAGERIWAAHRNKIYIVDPISLSIVHSLEAHPRKESQVRQMAATGSGVWVSIRLDSTLRLYSSNTFEHKQDVDIEPYVSKMLGTGKLGFSFVRITALMVSCNRLWIGTSNGVIISVPLSEGQGKSTDPNSQIPLCCMANAQLSFHGHRDAVKFFVSVPMQLQNGGQLQFTNKRPDMLVMCGGEGYIDFRIRQEKSITDPGDNEAHLIVWKVDT; the protein is encoded by the exons ATGGACGACGACACAATGCTCAACAATCACGGTCCTCAGCCTGGTGCTGAGACAGTTTATGGCACCGAGGATAACAATATGGTCATGTCAGAAAAG GTGCAACAATTAGCTGGTAGTATATATCAAGAATTCGAACGCATGATTAATCGCTATGACGAAGACGTGGTGAAAAATCTTATGCCACTACTGGTGAATGTCTTAGAATGCCTGGATGCATCATATCGCATAAATCAGGAGCAGGATGTTGAATTGGAGCTGTTGCGTGAGGACAACGAACAGCTGGTCACACAATATGAACGCGAAAAGAGTGCACGCAAACAATCCGAACAGAAG cTGCTGGAATCGGAGGATGTGGCTGAACAAGAGAACAAAGAGCTGGCAAGCCGCTTGGAGTCACTAGAAAGCATTGTGCGCATGCTCGAATTGAAGCATAAAAACAGTTTAGAACATGCGAGCCGTTTGGAAGAGCGCGAAACCGAACTGAAAAAG gaGTATAATAAACTGCATGAACGTTATACGgagcttttcaaaaatcatGTTGACTACATGGAACGCACCAAAATGCTCATGGGCTCTACGCACTCACAAATGAGTTCGGCTTCGGAGCGCTTAGAAATGAATCGAGCCAGGTTAAATCCAATTGCTCG ATCATCCGGTCCAGTATCGTATGGATTCGCGTCGCTCGAGAACTCAGCCATGCTAGACACAGAGACAATCTGTAGTGTGGGCAGCAATTCGGATGATTCGGGGCCACCATCATTGCAAAATGAATTGGACAGTTTGCAGACGGTGGAGCGTGCGGCTGAGACGGACACATTACAACAGCAGAATCAGGCTACATCACCGCAAAGTGAAACGAGTCCCGTTGTGCCAAATGCACCAGCCAATG TTGGGCGTTCAACAACCAAAAAGGAGCAACGCTCTGCTAATACCCTATACCAAGAGTTGTCCTTTCAAGATAACGAAGAGAGTGAAGAGCATGAAGTTGTTACAG GAAGCTGGGTGCATCCTGGAGAATATGCTTCTTCGG CTAACGACAACTATTTCG GCATGGGCAAAGAAGTGGAAAACCTCATCATGGAGAATAATGAACTCTTGGCAACGAA GAATGCTTTGAACATTGTTAAGGACGACTTGATTGCCAAAGTCGATGAGCTGACTGGCGAGATTGAGATACTGCGCGAAGAATTGAATGCAATGCAGCAATCGCGCAACAAATTGCGTCAGAAGGTTAGCGAGCTGGAGGAGGAGCTGAAAAAGACAAAAGAACAAGTTAAGCAACAAA aTGACACTGAACAGGATGAGAACGATGTACCATTGGCTCAACGTAAACGCTTTACGCGCGTGGAAATGGCGATGGTGTTGATGGAGCGCAATCAATACAAAGAACGTCTGATGGAGCTGCAGGAGGCTGTGCGTTTAACAGAGATTTTACGCGCCTCACGCACCGTCGACAATTTGGACAAAAAGTCCAAGCAGAGcatatggaaatattttagtAGTTTATTTAC CCCCTCCAATCGCCCGCAGGAGCGCGTCGCTGACGGGCAAGGAGGGGGGCCTATGTTTCGCTACTCCAGCCCAGTTCACAGCCATGGATCCCCCAGTCGAAATAGCGACAATCGCCTTGCCATAACCGGTGCACGCGACAATGCAAATCCACCACCACATCCCGCCAGTGCGGGTCTAGCAAATGCATTGATCACAAAAGACTACTCCGAGGAGGGTACATCAGAACGCGCAAGCGCACGACGGCGCGAACAATATCGACAATTACGTGCACATGTACAGAAGGAGGATGGCCGTTTGCAAGCCTACGGCTGGAGTTTGCCCATAAACAAGACAAATCAAGAGCAACCGAATCGTCACTCTGGCGGTGTGCCGGTACCAGTCTATTGCAATCCTTTAGCCGAAGCGTCGCCGCATATGAAAGTGTTCTGTGCCGCTGGCGTGAATCTTAACGGGGGTTTTACCAAAGATGGGCGTTCAGTTATACCGTCGACGTCATCATATGACCCACGTTCTACAGCTAAAATCGCAGAAATTACCAGTCCTACAGCAGAGCACTCAGCCGAGGCGCTCGATCGGCAAATAAATCGTGCGAGTTTGGCCAATTTGGAGCCAGAAACCCAATTATCATCATATGTGTGGATTTGCACGAGCACACATGCGGCGAGCACAGTAACAGTGGTAGATGCTAATCAGTCGGCAGTTGTGCTAGACGCGTTTCCCATATGCGCATCACATATGCTTTGTATTGCCTCTGTGCAAG gcgCAGTGGAGAAGGATTACGCGCTGCTCGAGAACTCTGAAGTGGTTAAGGCTGGTGAAATGTTGGAGCGTCCCGGCGAAGGCGCCGAATCATTTGGCAAGGTTGAGTTTGTGCGTGTACGTCCGAAAGCCGATAAGAACAGTAACACCAATAAAAGCGCCCGCGCAGATGAACAGGCAGAGGAGGTGATAGCTATTGAAACGGCTGCGGTTGAGGAGAATGCAAAGGAAGCTGTTGAAAAAACAGCAGACGACACGAAAAACGCGGCCAACGAGCCATTGGGCAATATACAAGAGATTAAGGTGCGACAGGCGCTACCAGGTGCACCACAACGCTTGCAGGACGACGGCAGTGTGACCAGCGCCAAAGCGAacatcaacaataacaacttgCAGCCGTCCTTCTCGAAGCCCATCAACCCAATATTGGGTACGAAAAATCGTCAGGATCCGCCAATGACTTCGATTGGGCCGACCATGTGGATGGGCGATCAGGAAGGTTGGCTGTATGTGCATAGTGCTGTAGGTCGCTGGCATGAATGCTTGCATAAGGTTCTCCTGCCCGATGCCGTCCTAGCGATAGTGCATGTGGAGTCGCGCGTTGTTGTGGCCCTAGCTAATGCTCAATTGGCAGTGTTTCGCCGCCAAACAGACGGCCAATGGGATCTGAATAGTTATCACCTGGTAACGCTGGGTGATCGTAATCATTCGATACGTTGTCTCTGTGTGGCTGGCGAACGCATTTGGGCCGCTCACCGCAACAAGATCTATATTGTCGATCCGATCTCACTGAGCATCGTCCACTCGCTGGAGGCGCATCCACGTAAGGAGAGCCAAGTGCGACAAATGGCTGCTACCGGCTCGGGTGTATGGGTTTCCATACG CTTGGACTCGACACTTCGTTTATACAGTTCGAACACTTTCGAACACAAACAGGATGTGGATATCGAGCCGTACGTTTCGAAAATGCTTGGAACTGGCAAGTTGGGTTTCTCATTTGTGCGCATTACCGCATTGATGGTATCATGCAATCGCTTGTGGATCGGTACCAGTAACGGTGTCATAATTTCGGTGCCATTATCGGAGGGTCAAGGCAAATCAA CTGATCCCAATAGTCAAATACCGTTATGTTGCATGGCCAATGCTCAGCTCTCGTTCCACGGTCATCGTGATGCGGTTAAGTTCTTTGTATCCGTGCCGATGCAGCTACAAAATGGCGGACAACTGCAATTCACCAACAAACGGCCGGATATGCTAGTCATGTGTGGCGGCGAAGGCTACATCGATTTTCGCATAA GGCAAGAAAAATCCATAACCGATCCTGGTGATAATGAGGCGCATTTGATAGTTTGGAAAGTTGATACGTAA
- the LOC126761100 gene encoding JNK-interacting protein 3 isoform X2, which yields MDDDTMLNNHGPQPGAETVYGTEDNNMVMSEKNEQVVQQLAGSIYQEFERMINRYDEDVVKNLMPLLVNVLECLDASYRINQEQDVELELLREDNEQLVTQYEREKSARKQSEQKLLESEDVAEQENKELASRLESLESIVRMLELKHKNSLEHASRLEERETELKKEYNKLHERYTELFKNHVDYMERTKMLMGSTHSQMSSASERLEMNRARLNPIARSSGPVSYGFASLENSAMLDTETICSVGSNSDDSGPPSLQNELDSLQTVERAAETDTLQQQNQATSPQSETSPVVPNAPANVGRSTTKKEQRSANTLYQELSFQDNEESEEHEVVTGSWVHPGEYASSANDNYFGMGKEVENLIMENNELLATKNALNIVKDDLIAKVDELTGEIEILREELNAMQQSRNKLRQKVSELEEELKKTKEQVKQQNDTEQDENDVPLAQRKRFTRVEMAMVLMERNQYKERLMELQEAVRLTEILRASRTVDNLDKKSKQSIWKYFSSLFTPSNRPQERVADGQGGGPMFRYSSPVHSHGSPSRNSDNRLAITGARDNANPPPHPASAGLANALITKDYSEEGTSERASARRREQYRQLRAHVQKEDGRLQAYGWSLPINKTNQEQPNRHSGGVPVPVYCNPLAEASPHMKVFCAAGVNLNGGFTKDGRSVIPSTSSYDPRSTAKIAEITSPTAEHSAEALDRQINRASLANLEPETQLSSYVWICTSTHAASTVTVVDANQSAVVLDAFPICASHMLCIASVQGAVEKDYALLENSEVVKAGEMLERPGEGAESFGKVEFVRVRPKADKNSNTNKSARADEQAEEVIAIETAAVEENAKEAVEKTADDTKNAANEPLGNIQEIKVRQALPGAPQRLQDDGSVTSAKANINNNNLQPSFSKPINPILGTKNRQDPPMTSIGPTMWMGDQEGWLYVHSAVGRWHECLHKVLLPDAVLAIVHVESRVVVALANAQLAVFRRQTDGQWDLNSYHLVTLGDRNHSIRCLCVAGERIWAAHRNKIYIVDPISLSIVHSLEAHPRKESQVRQMAATGSGVWVSIRLDSTLRLYSSNTFEHKQDVDIEPYVSKMLGTGKLGFSFVRITALMVSCNRLWIGTSNGVIISVPLSEGQGKSTDPNSQIPLCCMANAQLSFHGHRDAVKFFVSVPMQLQNGGQLQFTNKRPDMLVMCGGEGYIDFRINDNDMENSIQLEANQTIENRGDKSYLIVWHVSQR from the exons ATGGACGACGACACAATGCTCAACAATCACGGTCCTCAGCCTGGTGCTGAGACAGTTTATGGCACCGAGGATAACAATATGGTCATGTCAGAAAAG aaTGAACAGGTT GTGCAACAATTAGCTGGTAGTATATATCAAGAATTCGAACGCATGATTAATCGCTATGACGAAGACGTGGTGAAAAATCTTATGCCACTACTGGTGAATGTCTTAGAATGCCTGGATGCATCATATCGCATAAATCAGGAGCAGGATGTTGAATTGGAGCTGTTGCGTGAGGACAACGAACAGCTGGTCACACAATATGAACGCGAAAAGAGTGCACGCAAACAATCCGAACAGAAG cTGCTGGAATCGGAGGATGTGGCTGAACAAGAGAACAAAGAGCTGGCAAGCCGCTTGGAGTCACTAGAAAGCATTGTGCGCATGCTCGAATTGAAGCATAAAAACAGTTTAGAACATGCGAGCCGTTTGGAAGAGCGCGAAACCGAACTGAAAAAG gaGTATAATAAACTGCATGAACGTTATACGgagcttttcaaaaatcatGTTGACTACATGGAACGCACCAAAATGCTCATGGGCTCTACGCACTCACAAATGAGTTCGGCTTCGGAGCGCTTAGAAATGAATCGAGCCAGGTTAAATCCAATTGCTCG ATCATCCGGTCCAGTATCGTATGGATTCGCGTCGCTCGAGAACTCAGCCATGCTAGACACAGAGACAATCTGTAGTGTGGGCAGCAATTCGGATGATTCGGGGCCACCATCATTGCAAAATGAATTGGACAGTTTGCAGACGGTGGAGCGTGCGGCTGAGACGGACACATTACAACAGCAGAATCAGGCTACATCACCGCAAAGTGAAACGAGTCCCGTTGTGCCAAATGCACCAGCCAATG TTGGGCGTTCAACAACCAAAAAGGAGCAACGCTCTGCTAATACCCTATACCAAGAGTTGTCCTTTCAAGATAACGAAGAGAGTGAAGAGCATGAAGTTGTTACAG GAAGCTGGGTGCATCCTGGAGAATATGCTTCTTCGG CTAACGACAACTATTTCG GCATGGGCAAAGAAGTGGAAAACCTCATCATGGAGAATAATGAACTCTTGGCAACGAA GAATGCTTTGAACATTGTTAAGGACGACTTGATTGCCAAAGTCGATGAGCTGACTGGCGAGATTGAGATACTGCGCGAAGAATTGAATGCAATGCAGCAATCGCGCAACAAATTGCGTCAGAAGGTTAGCGAGCTGGAGGAGGAGCTGAAAAAGACAAAAGAACAAGTTAAGCAACAAA aTGACACTGAACAGGATGAGAACGATGTACCATTGGCTCAACGTAAACGCTTTACGCGCGTGGAAATGGCGATGGTGTTGATGGAGCGCAATCAATACAAAGAACGTCTGATGGAGCTGCAGGAGGCTGTGCGTTTAACAGAGATTTTACGCGCCTCACGCACCGTCGACAATTTGGACAAAAAGTCCAAGCAGAGcatatggaaatattttagtAGTTTATTTAC CCCCTCCAATCGCCCGCAGGAGCGCGTCGCTGACGGGCAAGGAGGGGGGCCTATGTTTCGCTACTCCAGCCCAGTTCACAGCCATGGATCCCCCAGTCGAAATAGCGACAATCGCCTTGCCATAACCGGTGCACGCGACAATGCAAATCCACCACCACATCCCGCCAGTGCGGGTCTAGCAAATGCATTGATCACAAAAGACTACTCCGAGGAGGGTACATCAGAACGCGCAAGCGCACGACGGCGCGAACAATATCGACAATTACGTGCACATGTACAGAAGGAGGATGGCCGTTTGCAAGCCTACGGCTGGAGTTTGCCCATAAACAAGACAAATCAAGAGCAACCGAATCGTCACTCTGGCGGTGTGCCGGTACCAGTCTATTGCAATCCTTTAGCCGAAGCGTCGCCGCATATGAAAGTGTTCTGTGCCGCTGGCGTGAATCTTAACGGGGGTTTTACCAAAGATGGGCGTTCAGTTATACCGTCGACGTCATCATATGACCCACGTTCTACAGCTAAAATCGCAGAAATTACCAGTCCTACAGCAGAGCACTCAGCCGAGGCGCTCGATCGGCAAATAAATCGTGCGAGTTTGGCCAATTTGGAGCCAGAAACCCAATTATCATCATATGTGTGGATTTGCACGAGCACACATGCGGCGAGCACAGTAACAGTGGTAGATGCTAATCAGTCGGCAGTTGTGCTAGACGCGTTTCCCATATGCGCATCACATATGCTTTGTATTGCCTCTGTGCAAG gcgCAGTGGAGAAGGATTACGCGCTGCTCGAGAACTCTGAAGTGGTTAAGGCTGGTGAAATGTTGGAGCGTCCCGGCGAAGGCGCCGAATCATTTGGCAAGGTTGAGTTTGTGCGTGTACGTCCGAAAGCCGATAAGAACAGTAACACCAATAAAAGCGCCCGCGCAGATGAACAGGCAGAGGAGGTGATAGCTATTGAAACGGCTGCGGTTGAGGAGAATGCAAAGGAAGCTGTTGAAAAAACAGCAGACGACACGAAAAACGCGGCCAACGAGCCATTGGGCAATATACAAGAGATTAAGGTGCGACAGGCGCTACCAGGTGCACCACAACGCTTGCAGGACGACGGCAGTGTGACCAGCGCCAAAGCGAacatcaacaataacaacttgCAGCCGTCCTTCTCGAAGCCCATCAACCCAATATTGGGTACGAAAAATCGTCAGGATCCGCCAATGACTTCGATTGGGCCGACCATGTGGATGGGCGATCAGGAAGGTTGGCTGTATGTGCATAGTGCTGTAGGTCGCTGGCATGAATGCTTGCATAAGGTTCTCCTGCCCGATGCCGTCCTAGCGATAGTGCATGTGGAGTCGCGCGTTGTTGTGGCCCTAGCTAATGCTCAATTGGCAGTGTTTCGCCGCCAAACAGACGGCCAATGGGATCTGAATAGTTATCACCTGGTAACGCTGGGTGATCGTAATCATTCGATACGTTGTCTCTGTGTGGCTGGCGAACGCATTTGGGCCGCTCACCGCAACAAGATCTATATTGTCGATCCGATCTCACTGAGCATCGTCCACTCGCTGGAGGCGCATCCACGTAAGGAGAGCCAAGTGCGACAAATGGCTGCTACCGGCTCGGGTGTATGGGTTTCCATACG CTTGGACTCGACACTTCGTTTATACAGTTCGAACACTTTCGAACACAAACAGGATGTGGATATCGAGCCGTACGTTTCGAAAATGCTTGGAACTGGCAAGTTGGGTTTCTCATTTGTGCGCATTACCGCATTGATGGTATCATGCAATCGCTTGTGGATCGGTACCAGTAACGGTGTCATAATTTCGGTGCCATTATCGGAGGGTCAAGGCAAATCAA CTGATCCCAATAGTCAAATACCGTTATGTTGCATGGCCAATGCTCAGCTCTCGTTCCACGGTCATCGTGATGCGGTTAAGTTCTTTGTATCCGTGCCGATGCAGCTACAAAATGGCGGACAACTGCAATTCACCAACAAACGGCCGGATATGCTAGTCATGTGTGGCGGCGAAGGCTACATCGATTTTCGCATAA ATGACAATGATATGGAAAACAGTATTCAACTGGAGGCGAATCAAACGATTGAGAATCGCGGCGACAAGAGTTATTTAATTGTGTGGCATGTTAGTCAACGCTAG
- the LOC126761100 gene encoding JNK-interacting protein 3 isoform X1: MDDDTMLNNHGPQPGAETVYGTEDNNMVMSEKNEQVVSIVQQLAGSIYQEFERMINRYDEDVVKNLMPLLVNVLECLDASYRINQEQDVELELLREDNEQLVTQYEREKSARKQSEQKLLESEDVAEQENKELASRLESLESIVRMLELKHKNSLEHASRLEERETELKKEYNKLHERYTELFKNHVDYMERTKMLMGSTHSQMSSASERLEMNRARLNPIARSSGPVSYGFASLENSAMLDTETICSVGSNSDDSGPPSLQNELDSLQTVERAAETDTLQQQNQATSPQSETSPVVPNAPANVGRSTTKKEQRSANTLYQELSFQDNEESEEHEVVTGSWVHPGEYASSANDNYFGMGKEVENLIMENNELLATKNALNIVKDDLIAKVDELTGEIEILREELNAMQQSRNKLRQKVSELEEELKKTKEQVKQQNDTEQDENDVPLAQRKRFTRVEMAMVLMERNQYKERLMELQEAVRLTEILRASRTVDNLDKKSKQSIWKYFSSLFTPSNRPQERVADGQGGGPMFRYSSPVHSHGSPSRNSDNRLAITGARDNANPPPHPASAGLANALITKDYSEEGTSERASARRREQYRQLRAHVQKEDGRLQAYGWSLPINKTNQEQPNRHSGGVPVPVYCNPLAEASPHMKVFCAAGVNLNGGFTKDGRSVIPSTSSYDPRSTAKIAEITSPTAEHSAEALDRQINRASLANLEPETQLSSYVWICTSTHAASTVTVVDANQSAVVLDAFPICASHMLCIASVQGAVEKDYALLENSEVVKAGEMLERPGEGAESFGKVEFVRVRPKADKNSNTNKSARADEQAEEVIAIETAAVEENAKEAVEKTADDTKNAANEPLGNIQEIKVRQALPGAPQRLQDDGSVTSAKANINNNNLQPSFSKPINPILGTKNRQDPPMTSIGPTMWMGDQEGWLYVHSAVGRWHECLHKVLLPDAVLAIVHVESRVVVALANAQLAVFRRQTDGQWDLNSYHLVTLGDRNHSIRCLCVAGERIWAAHRNKIYIVDPISLSIVHSLEAHPRKESQVRQMAATGSGVWVSIRLDSTLRLYSSNTFEHKQDVDIEPYVSKMLGTGKLGFSFVRITALMVSCNRLWIGTSNGVIISVPLSEGQGKSTDPNSQIPLCCMANAQLSFHGHRDAVKFFVSVPMQLQNGGQLQFTNKRPDMLVMCGGEGYIDFRINDNDMENSIQLEANQTIENRGDKSYLIVWHVSQR; the protein is encoded by the exons ATGGACGACGACACAATGCTCAACAATCACGGTCCTCAGCCTGGTGCTGAGACAGTTTATGGCACCGAGGATAACAATATGGTCATGTCAGAAAAG aaTGAACAGGTTGTGAGCATC GTGCAACAATTAGCTGGTAGTATATATCAAGAATTCGAACGCATGATTAATCGCTATGACGAAGACGTGGTGAAAAATCTTATGCCACTACTGGTGAATGTCTTAGAATGCCTGGATGCATCATATCGCATAAATCAGGAGCAGGATGTTGAATTGGAGCTGTTGCGTGAGGACAACGAACAGCTGGTCACACAATATGAACGCGAAAAGAGTGCACGCAAACAATCCGAACAGAAG cTGCTGGAATCGGAGGATGTGGCTGAACAAGAGAACAAAGAGCTGGCAAGCCGCTTGGAGTCACTAGAAAGCATTGTGCGCATGCTCGAATTGAAGCATAAAAACAGTTTAGAACATGCGAGCCGTTTGGAAGAGCGCGAAACCGAACTGAAAAAG gaGTATAATAAACTGCATGAACGTTATACGgagcttttcaaaaatcatGTTGACTACATGGAACGCACCAAAATGCTCATGGGCTCTACGCACTCACAAATGAGTTCGGCTTCGGAGCGCTTAGAAATGAATCGAGCCAGGTTAAATCCAATTGCTCG ATCATCCGGTCCAGTATCGTATGGATTCGCGTCGCTCGAGAACTCAGCCATGCTAGACACAGAGACAATCTGTAGTGTGGGCAGCAATTCGGATGATTCGGGGCCACCATCATTGCAAAATGAATTGGACAGTTTGCAGACGGTGGAGCGTGCGGCTGAGACGGACACATTACAACAGCAGAATCAGGCTACATCACCGCAAAGTGAAACGAGTCCCGTTGTGCCAAATGCACCAGCCAATG TTGGGCGTTCAACAACCAAAAAGGAGCAACGCTCTGCTAATACCCTATACCAAGAGTTGTCCTTTCAAGATAACGAAGAGAGTGAAGAGCATGAAGTTGTTACAG GAAGCTGGGTGCATCCTGGAGAATATGCTTCTTCGG CTAACGACAACTATTTCG GCATGGGCAAAGAAGTGGAAAACCTCATCATGGAGAATAATGAACTCTTGGCAACGAA GAATGCTTTGAACATTGTTAAGGACGACTTGATTGCCAAAGTCGATGAGCTGACTGGCGAGATTGAGATACTGCGCGAAGAATTGAATGCAATGCAGCAATCGCGCAACAAATTGCGTCAGAAGGTTAGCGAGCTGGAGGAGGAGCTGAAAAAGACAAAAGAACAAGTTAAGCAACAAA aTGACACTGAACAGGATGAGAACGATGTACCATTGGCTCAACGTAAACGCTTTACGCGCGTGGAAATGGCGATGGTGTTGATGGAGCGCAATCAATACAAAGAACGTCTGATGGAGCTGCAGGAGGCTGTGCGTTTAACAGAGATTTTACGCGCCTCACGCACCGTCGACAATTTGGACAAAAAGTCCAAGCAGAGcatatggaaatattttagtAGTTTATTTAC CCCCTCCAATCGCCCGCAGGAGCGCGTCGCTGACGGGCAAGGAGGGGGGCCTATGTTTCGCTACTCCAGCCCAGTTCACAGCCATGGATCCCCCAGTCGAAATAGCGACAATCGCCTTGCCATAACCGGTGCACGCGACAATGCAAATCCACCACCACATCCCGCCAGTGCGGGTCTAGCAAATGCATTGATCACAAAAGACTACTCCGAGGAGGGTACATCAGAACGCGCAAGCGCACGACGGCGCGAACAATATCGACAATTACGTGCACATGTACAGAAGGAGGATGGCCGTTTGCAAGCCTACGGCTGGAGTTTGCCCATAAACAAGACAAATCAAGAGCAACCGAATCGTCACTCTGGCGGTGTGCCGGTACCAGTCTATTGCAATCCTTTAGCCGAAGCGTCGCCGCATATGAAAGTGTTCTGTGCCGCTGGCGTGAATCTTAACGGGGGTTTTACCAAAGATGGGCGTTCAGTTATACCGTCGACGTCATCATATGACCCACGTTCTACAGCTAAAATCGCAGAAATTACCAGTCCTACAGCAGAGCACTCAGCCGAGGCGCTCGATCGGCAAATAAATCGTGCGAGTTTGGCCAATTTGGAGCCAGAAACCCAATTATCATCATATGTGTGGATTTGCACGAGCACACATGCGGCGAGCACAGTAACAGTGGTAGATGCTAATCAGTCGGCAGTTGTGCTAGACGCGTTTCCCATATGCGCATCACATATGCTTTGTATTGCCTCTGTGCAAG gcgCAGTGGAGAAGGATTACGCGCTGCTCGAGAACTCTGAAGTGGTTAAGGCTGGTGAAATGTTGGAGCGTCCCGGCGAAGGCGCCGAATCATTTGGCAAGGTTGAGTTTGTGCGTGTACGTCCGAAAGCCGATAAGAACAGTAACACCAATAAAAGCGCCCGCGCAGATGAACAGGCAGAGGAGGTGATAGCTATTGAAACGGCTGCGGTTGAGGAGAATGCAAAGGAAGCTGTTGAAAAAACAGCAGACGACACGAAAAACGCGGCCAACGAGCCATTGGGCAATATACAAGAGATTAAGGTGCGACAGGCGCTACCAGGTGCACCACAACGCTTGCAGGACGACGGCAGTGTGACCAGCGCCAAAGCGAacatcaacaataacaacttgCAGCCGTCCTTCTCGAAGCCCATCAACCCAATATTGGGTACGAAAAATCGTCAGGATCCGCCAATGACTTCGATTGGGCCGACCATGTGGATGGGCGATCAGGAAGGTTGGCTGTATGTGCATAGTGCTGTAGGTCGCTGGCATGAATGCTTGCATAAGGTTCTCCTGCCCGATGCCGTCCTAGCGATAGTGCATGTGGAGTCGCGCGTTGTTGTGGCCCTAGCTAATGCTCAATTGGCAGTGTTTCGCCGCCAAACAGACGGCCAATGGGATCTGAATAGTTATCACCTGGTAACGCTGGGTGATCGTAATCATTCGATACGTTGTCTCTGTGTGGCTGGCGAACGCATTTGGGCCGCTCACCGCAACAAGATCTATATTGTCGATCCGATCTCACTGAGCATCGTCCACTCGCTGGAGGCGCATCCACGTAAGGAGAGCCAAGTGCGACAAATGGCTGCTACCGGCTCGGGTGTATGGGTTTCCATACG CTTGGACTCGACACTTCGTTTATACAGTTCGAACACTTTCGAACACAAACAGGATGTGGATATCGAGCCGTACGTTTCGAAAATGCTTGGAACTGGCAAGTTGGGTTTCTCATTTGTGCGCATTACCGCATTGATGGTATCATGCAATCGCTTGTGGATCGGTACCAGTAACGGTGTCATAATTTCGGTGCCATTATCGGAGGGTCAAGGCAAATCAA CTGATCCCAATAGTCAAATACCGTTATGTTGCATGGCCAATGCTCAGCTCTCGTTCCACGGTCATCGTGATGCGGTTAAGTTCTTTGTATCCGTGCCGATGCAGCTACAAAATGGCGGACAACTGCAATTCACCAACAAACGGCCGGATATGCTAGTCATGTGTGGCGGCGAAGGCTACATCGATTTTCGCATAA ATGACAATGATATGGAAAACAGTATTCAACTGGAGGCGAATCAAACGATTGAGAATCGCGGCGACAAGAGTTATTTAATTGTGTGGCATGTTAGTCAACGCTAG